Part of the Microaerobacter geothermalis genome is shown below.
CGGTGCCATTCCCGCAGATGGCCGCTCTGATACTTCTGTGGGTTTACTGCCAGAAAGGGGATTATCCGACGGACTGCTATTCTCGCTTTCCATAGGTGCAGATGTATTTATACTTTCCGCACTTTCGCTGGGAGAAGCCGATTTGGAGTTTTGTTCATTACGTGTTGAATTGCAGGCTGTAAGCGCAAATATAAGCAAAATGCAAAGCAGTAAGTATATGATTCTTCGCATGTTTTACCTCCTTGTTCCATGGAAAATCTAAACCATCTCTTTAAACTTTTTGTTCTCGTCGCAAACATCCATTTAGGTAGCAAACCGAGTTGCTTATCAATCACTGCCTAATTAATCTCAACAAAAACATCAGGACTGGATTTCAATCTTCTTGATAACTCTCGCAGGCACTCCGCCTGCAACAACATTTGGAGGCACATCCTTGGTCACAACTGCACCGGCTGCAATAACAACTCCATCGCCAATGGCCACACCCGGAAGGATAGTTGAATTTGACCCAATCCATACATTTTTGCCAATCACAATGGGCGCAGGATGCAGATTGCTGCGTTTGCTTGGGTCCAAATCATGATTAAGGGTAGCCAGTACCACATTGTGCCCAATAAGCGCACCGTCGCCGATTGTTATGCCGCCCTGATCCTGAAAGCGGCAGCCTGAATTGATAAATACATTCTTCCCAACAGAAATGTTTTTCCCGCAATCCGTATAAAAAGGAGGGAACATGGAGAATGTTTCATCAACAGGCTTTCCGATCAGCATTGAAAACAGCTCCCGAATTTCTTCGGGGGTATGATAATTACCATTTGATATGAAAATAATTCGCTCCCGGGTCATACTGAT
Proteins encoded:
- a CDS encoding sugar O-acetyltransferase, with protein sequence MTRERIIFISNGNYHTPEEIRELFSMLIGKPVDETFSMFPPFYTDCGKNISVGKNVFINSGCRFQDQGGITIGDGALIGHNVVLATLNHDLDPSKRSNLHPAPIVIGKNVWIGSNSTILPGVAIGDGVVIAAGAVVTKDVPPNVVAGGVPARVIKKIEIQS